The Apis mellifera strain DH4 linkage group LG13, Amel_HAv3.1, whole genome shotgun sequence genome includes a region encoding these proteins:
- the LOC410405 gene encoding cytochrome P450 18a1, producing the protein MLVEHAAQWAWQAMGGTRIEVLCTFLVFLGVLLVARCLQWLRYVRSLPPGPWGVPVFGYLPFLKGDVHLRYGELAKKYGPMFSARLGTQLVVVLSDHRTIRDTFRREEFTGRPHTEFINILGGYGIINTEGAMWKDQRKFLHDKLRGFGMTYMGGGKKIMESRIMREVKTFLRGLASKRGTPTDVSASLGMSISNVICSIIMGVRFQHGDARFKRFMDLIEEGFKLFGSMAAVNFIPVMRYLPCLQKVRNKLAENRAEMAGFFQETVDQHRATFDEGTMRDLVDAYLLEIEKAKGEGRATTLFQGKNHDRQMQQILGDLFSAGMETVKTTLEWAIILMLHHPDAAIAVQEELDQVVGKSRMPVLEDLPFLPITEATILEVLRRSSVVPLGTTHATTRDVTLHGYTIPAGSQVVPLLHAVHMDPELWEKPEEFRPSRFLSAEGKVQKPEYFMPFGVGRRMCLGDVLARMELFLFFSSLMHTFELRSPQGSSLPSLRGNAGVTVTPDPFDVCLLPRNLDLIEDNDMISTGAILRNIGSH; encoded by the exons ATGTTAGTGGAGCACGCTGCACAATGGGCTTGGCAAGCAATGGGCGGCACGAGAATCGAGGTCCTTTGCACGTTTCTCGTGTTCCTAGGTGTATTGCTGGTCGCTAGATGCTTGCAATGGCTCAGGTATGTGCGCTCTCTGCCTCCAGGGCCTTGGGGTGTACCCGTGTTCGGTTATTTGCCATTCCTGAAAGGCGACGTTCACCTCAGGTACGGAGAGCTAGCGAAAAAGTATGGTCCAATGTTCAGTGCCCGGCTTGGAACGCAACTGGTGGTTGTTCTCAGCGATCATCGTACGATTCGCGACACGTTTCGTCGGGAAGAGTTTACTGGCAGGCCGCATACCGAGTTCATCAACATCCTCGGCGGATATG GTATAATCAACACGGAAGGTGCTATGTGGAAAGaccaaagaaaatttcttcacgATAAGCTAAGAGGTTTCGGGATGACTTACATGGGCggtggaaagaaaattatggaaTCGAGAATAATG cgCGAGGTGAAAACGTTTCTTCGCGGATTGGCGTCGAAACGCGGCACGCCGACCGACGTCTCGGCTTCCCTCGGGATGTCGATCAGCAACGTAATCTGCTCCATCATAATGGGAGTACGATTCCAGCACGGGGACGCGAGATTCAAAAGATTCATGGACCTGATCGAGGAAGGGTTCAAATTGTTCGGCAGCATGGCTGCCGTCAACTTCATCCCCGTCATGCGTTACCTGCCCTGTCTTCAGAAGGTTAGGAACAAATTGGCGGAGAATCGGGCGGAAATGGCGGGCTTCTTTCAGGAGACGGTCGATCAGCATCGCGCGACTTTCGACGAGGGGACAATGAGAGATCTCGTCGACGCGTACTTGCTCGAGATCGAGAAAGCGAAGGGGGAGGGCCGTGCAACCACCCTTTTCCAAGGGAAGAATCACG ATCGTCAGATGCAACAGATACTCGGCGACCTGTTCTCCGCCGGGATGGAAACTGTGAAGACCACGCTGGAATGGGCGATAATCTTGATGCTCCATCATCCGGACGCTGCGATCGCCGTACAGGAGGAATTGGACCAGGTGGTGGGCAAGTCGAGGATGCCTGTCCTGGAGGATCTCCCTTTCCTTCCGATAACAGAAGCTACGATACTCGAGGTCCTCAGACGATCGAGCGTCGTCCCCTTGGGGACCACTCACGCTACGACGAG GGACGTGACGTTGCACGGTTACACGATACCGGCAGGATCTCAAGTGGTGCCGTTGCTGCACGCCGTGCACATGGATCCCGAACTTTGGGAGAAACCGGAGGAGTTTCGACCGAGTCGGTTCCTCTCGGCCGAAGGTAAAGTGCAGAAACCGGAATACTTTATGCCTTTCGGTGTCGGTAGACGCATGTGCCTCGGCGACGTGCTCGCGCGCATGGAGCTGTTCTTGTTCTTCAGCTCGTTGATGCACACGTTCGAGCTTCGATCGCCGCAGGGCTCGTCCTTGCCGAGTTTGCGCGGCAATGCCGGCGTGACCGTCACGCCTGACCCCTTCGACGTTTGTCTCTTACCGAGAAATCTCGACCTCATCGAGGATAACGATATGATCTCTACCGGTGCCATTCTGCGGAATATCGGCAGCCATTGA
- the LOC408398 gene encoding cytochrome P450 306a1 isoform X3 encodes MGSVYTVLLSDPQLIRQSFAKDSITNRAPLYLTHGIMKGYGIICAEGEQWKDQRKFISNCLRNFGMVKHEGAKRDKMEERISDAVNECVSVLRDRGANGPIDPLDTLHHCLGNLVNSIVFGKTYEEEDRIWKWLRHLQEEGVKQIGVAGPLNFLPFLRFLPQYGRVIRSIVDGKDKTHEIYRQILDEHRARVDSGNGCKIDSFLAAFDEQMRKKDGAESGYFTEPQLYHLLADLFGAGTDTTLTTLRWFLLFMAAHPMEQEKIQSEMDLCLREGEQPTLNDRIVMPRLEAAIAEVQRIRSVTPLGIPHGTSEDVEIGGYDIPCGAMIVPMQWAIHTDPAYWRDPLEFRPDRFLSEDGTFFKPESFLPFQNGKRVCVGEELARMILFLFAGRILRAFSVRVPAGEIADLEGECGITLVPKPHRLAFVGRDR; translated from the exons GTATAATTTGCGCGGAGGGGGAACAGTGGAAGGATCAGAGGAAATTTATCAGCAACTGTCTGCGAAATTTCGGCATGGTGAAGCACGAAGGAGCGAAGCGTGACAAGATGGAGGAACGAATATCGGATGCGGTGAACGAATGCGTATCA GTATTGAGAGATCGCGGTGCGAACGGGCCGATCGACCCGTTGGACACCCTCCACCACTGCTTGGGCAATCTCGTGAACAGCATCGTGTTCGGGAAAACGTACGAGGAGGAAGATCGGATTTGGAAATGGCTGAGGCATCTGCAGGAAGAGGGCGTGAAGCAAATTGGCGTCGCTGGACCTCTCAACTTTCTACCCTTTCTCAG ATTTCTGCCGCAATACGGCCGAGTGATACGGTCGATCGTCGATGGGAAGGATAAAACGCACGAGATATATCGGCAAATACTGGACGAGCACCGGGCGCGAGTCGACTCGGGGAATGGATGTAAGATCGACAGCTTTTTAGCGGCATTCGACGAGCAAATGAGGAAGAAAGACGGCGCGGAATCGGGATATTTCACCGAGCCCCAGCTCTATCATTTGCTCGCCGATCTGTTCGGTGCTGGAACCGACACCACGTTGACCACCCTTCGTTGGTTTCTCTTATTCATGGCCGCCCATCCCATGGAACAG gaAAAGATACAGTCGGAAATGGATCTGTGCTTGAGGGAAGGAGAGCAGCCTACTTTGAACGACAGAATCGTCATGCCCCGTCTCGAGGCAGCCATAGCCGAGGTGCAGAGGATTAGAAGCGTTACCCCCCTCGGTATCCCTCACGGAACATCAGAG GATGTGGAAATAGGTGGTTACGATATACCGTGCGGCGCCATGATCGTGCCCATGCAATGGGCTATCCACACGGATCCCGCTTACTGGCGCGACCCCCTCGAATTTCGACCCGACAGATTCCTGTCCGAGGATGGAACGTTCTTCAAGCCTGAGTCGTTTCTTCCGTTCCAAAATG GGAAACGCGTCTGCGTTGGAGAAGAATTGGCGAGAATGATACTGTTCCTGTTCGCCGGGCGAATTCTACGCGCGTTCTCTGTGCGTGTACCAGCGGGCGAGATCGCCGATCTCGAAGGCGAGTGCGGTATCACGCTCGTCCCGAAGCCCCATCGGTTGGCGTTCGTCGGGCGGGATcgatga